A stretch of DNA from Ochotona princeps isolate mOchPri1 chromosome 13, mOchPri1.hap1, whole genome shotgun sequence:
TGTTGTCTGTTGTCCCAGTCCATCCGTTGTCGTTTGTCTggcttttactggctacttttatatcgttctccaccaatcacttctccccgtgggtccacttggcgctatgtgatgggccagtaatcacagctagggcattagcctatccctgtgacttcctgtttacctgctggcgagaccagctccgcctcctggccctgggtcagccgccatcttgtgacggCCCCTCCTATTCCAGCTTTCTTATTCtggggagcggcttcagcaccccactccccacacttAGGGGCTGGTTCCTTCGAGGTAGGATTTCCAGGTTTAAACTTGACCACATTTTTTCACTCTTTCTACAGAGTAGGAGTCACTCTGGGCTTTCCCCCCCAGTTCCCCAGCAAGGTCTGAGTGCAGGGTTCCCCACCTGAGATCAAgtggcaggcagccaggcagcctggggtCCCAGTGTTGTTCTGCTGTGTGGCGTTGGTCAGTTGGCACCTCTGAGCTTGGGGCCACCCTCCTATAGAAGTGCAATTGTGCTGTTAGCTTGGCTGTGGTGCTGGTACCCATTGACTGTACACACTCTGTGAGATACCTCATTGATTCCTTATGGGCCTCAGCGGAGTTAACCTAGTCAGCCCCTCTTTCCCTTTACCAAAAAAACTACTAAGGACCTTGCATAGGTCACACTTGCAGCACAGTGTACATCCAAGCCCAAGGTTGTCCTGATCAGACCATTACAATCGTACAGTGCAGCTGCCAGAAGGTACTAGGCACCTGGCCCTGGCACACGAAGCCCGGGCCTTGCTGGATGCCTGCCCCTCCCACAGACTTATCAGTTGTCTGAGTTCCTCCCAGCATTGTATCAAGTCCCACGTTGTTCCAGAGGCACCACCTCAGAGGTTCCCAGGCTTAGTTTTCAGTACCCATGCTCTTGGTGGAAGCCCATGTCAAGCCCGGGTTGACGGTAGAGCTGGCTGTGGTCCCTGCTGCTAACTGCTTGCTTCTTCCCCAGGGACAGGAATGGTGAGCCTGCCCATGGCCATGGGCCACTCTGTGTGCTCCTGGGGCTGAGACCAGGATTGGCAGCCATGGGATGGGGCCAgtcccaggcctggttcttgggcCTCCCCACGGCTGTGGTCTATGGCTCCCTGGCCCTCTTCATCTCCATCCTGCACAATGTGTTCCTGCTCTACTACGTGGACACCTTTGTCTCAGTGTACAAGATCAACAAAGTGGCCTTCTGGGTTGGAGAGGTAGGGACTGCGCCGGGCGGCAGATCCTCCTGGGGGACCTGGAGCATGCACAGCTGCCTAGCagatggcagggctggggcaccATGCTGCCTGCTGAGACTCTTGACAAGGAGAGCCGGGGAGCATGCCACTTGGAGTGCGACAAACCAGCCCTTGCAGATGCTGACTTCCATCCCACTGCTCTGTATATTCATGCAAGGGCTCTTTAAAGCATTTGTGGGAAAAACTGCACATGGATATTAACTAATGGGTTAATTAATTcttctttatacacacacacacacatactcttctCTGTATTAGACACTGCATTGAGTTATGCATCAGCTGGATAATGGGACCTTAGGCTGGTAGAAGTTCGACGGGAATGGTGGCTGATTGAGAGTTTTTTAACCAAGGCACTGACATGAGCCAAGGTCAACAGGTGGGTGGGGGCCGGCTTCGAGGGATGGCGACACTCTAGCTTGGGCTAGGGACAAGCTAGAGGGGAGGCTAAGAAGCCCACTGCACCATCTTCCCTCTACCGCAGACGGTGTTTCTCCTCTGGAACAGCCTCAACGACCCACTCTTCGGTTGGCTCAGTGACCGCAAGTTCCTCGGCTCGCAGCCCCGGTTTGTGTCATGGGGACAGCTCCTCACTGGTCCAGTTCCCCCCACTGCTGGCATCCCCCTGCCTGGGTTGAGGGTGGGGTGAAAGGGCAGGCTTGGTCCAGGTTGGTGAAGTGGCTTTGACTAACCCTGGCCTAGCTTGCAGAGGGGTGGGTTTGGGGAGCAGACATGAACTAGGCTTAGCTTGTCTGGCTCCTGGGGCTCCTACATGACCAGCATACGATGCTGCTTCTGGCAGGTCGGAGCCTGTCCCTGCTAGGGCCATTACTGCCTGGGGGTCCTGGGGGGCCAATAGGATGGTGCAATAGGACACAAGAGAGGTCTGCTTCATTGGGTGGGGTACAGTGGAACCACCCTGGTGGGAGCCCTCTACTCCGTCCTCTGTCTCATCTATAGGCCCAGAGGGCAGAGGGCCACAGGACATCTCTCAATAGCCCTCCTCTCTCCGGCAGGTCAGGTGCTGGCTTCTCCTCCAGGGCCGTGGTGCTGACACGGGTTCGTGCCCTGGGCTGGCATGGGCCACTGCTGGCGCTGTCCTTTCTGGCATTGTGGGTACCTTGGGCCCCAGTCGGCCTGCAGTTTTTGCTGTGCCTGTGCCTGTACGATGGCTTCCTGACGCTTGTGGACCTGCAGCATCACGCCTTGCTGGCTGATCTGGCCCTCTCAGCCCACGACCGCACCCACCTCAATTTCTACTGTTCCCTCTTCAGCGCGGCTGGTTCCCTCTCCGTCTTTGCCTCCTACGCCTTCTGGAACAAGGAGGACTTCTCCTCCTTTCGCGCCTTCTGTGtagtgctggctgctggctcagggCTGGGCTTTCTAGGGGCCACACAGCTGTTGAGGCGGCAGGTGGAAGTGGCCAGAAGGGAACCAGGGTGCTTGGGCCTGGCCGTGGATGGCG
This window harbors:
- the MFSD13A gene encoding transmembrane protein 180 isoform X2 codes for the protein MGWGQSQAWFLGLPTAVVYGSLALFISILHNVFLLYYVDTFVSVYKINKVAFWVGETVFLLWNSLNDPLFGWLSDRKFLGSQPRSGAGFSSRAVVLTRVRALGWHGPLLALSFLALWVPWAPVGLQFLLCLCLYDGFLTLVDLQHHALLADLALSAHDRTHLNFYCSLFSAAGSLSVFASYAFWNKEDFSSFRAFCVVLAAGSGLGFLGATQLLRRQVEVARREPGCLGLAVDGGQCEEELLVGTEEVGSITLGQYLRQLARHQNFLWFVGMDLVQVFHCHFNSNFFPLFLEHLLSDQISLSTGSFLLGVSYVAPHLNNLYFLPLCRRWGVYAVVRGLFLLKLGLSLLMLLAGPDRPGLLCIFIASNRVFTEGTCKLLTLVVTDLVDEDLVLNHRKQAASALLFGMVALVTKPGQTFAPLLGTWLLCFYTGTVCFHLLVHSPNAR